The Chryseobacterium sp. 52 genome includes a region encoding these proteins:
- the queD gene encoding 6-carboxytetrahydropterin synthase QueD codes for MIRITKIFTFETAHVLYNYDGKCKNMHGHSYKLFVTVKGKVINDLENSKNGMVVDFGDIKSIVKSEIVDLWDHAVLVNALSPHKELGEDLENKGHKVIYCSFQPTCENMLYAIAAKIKSKLPAEVSLAYLKLHETENSYGEWFAEDNK; via the coding sequence ATGATACGTATTACAAAAATTTTCACATTCGAAACAGCTCATGTGCTGTACAACTATGATGGGAAATGTAAAAATATGCACGGACATTCCTATAAACTGTTTGTAACGGTAAAAGGAAAGGTGATTAATGATTTGGAAAATTCCAAAAACGGGATGGTTGTAGATTTCGGAGATATTAAAAGTATCGTAAAATCTGAGATTGTGGATCTTTGGGATCATGCGGTTCTTGTGAATGCATTGTCTCCACACAAAGAATTAGGTGAAGATCTTGAAAATAAAGGACACAAAGTGATCTACTGCAGTTTCCAGCCTACCTGTGAGAATATGCTCTATGCTATTGCCGCAAAAATAAAATCTAAACTTCCGGCTGAGGTTTCTCTGGCCTACCTTAAACTTCACGAAACAGAAAACTCTTATGGAGAATGGTTCGCAGAAGATAATAAGTAA
- a CDS encoding phosphate ABC transporter permease, whose product MTDQVKSFFIFLMLIGVSTLLSAQKKTEKDIWSGNYIVNTLNREGSKTEDTLIITRIKEADPDEIPSKEESDLARWSMISKRDGGKDKITVKRFLFDVENKEDAYEEFGWTDLHKQGKMDCIDGGHFFICQTQPNTTVTFGKEETYLTKTGVFGIWLHYGVVELQKK is encoded by the coding sequence ATGACGGACCAGGTAAAAAGTTTCTTTATATTTTTAATGTTGATAGGGGTATCTACTCTGTTATCTGCTCAAAAAAAGACAGAAAAGGATATCTGGTCGGGAAATTATATTGTTAATACACTTAACAGAGAAGGTTCCAAGACCGAAGATACTTTGATTATTACAAGAATTAAAGAGGCTGATCCTGATGAAATTCCATCTAAGGAAGAATCAGATTTAGCCCGTTGGTCCATGATCTCAAAAAGAGATGGGGGTAAGGATAAAATCACAGTTAAGCGGTTTTTATTTGATGTAGAAAATAAAGAAGATGCCTATGAAGAATTTGGCTGGACCGATCTGCACAAGCAAGGGAAGATGGACTGTATTGATGGCGGACATTTTTTTATTTGTCAGACACAACCCAATACTACCGTTACATTCGGGAAAGAAGAAACCTATCTTACCAAAACAGGTGTTTTTGGAATATGGCTGCATTACGGTGTCGTGGAACTTCAGAAAAAGTAA
- a CDS encoding alpha/beta fold hydrolase, whose amino-acid sequence MKNLLLLHGALGHSDIFKPYEKELSKYFTIHTLLFSGHGNTEIPENGISIEKYAEELKNYLDEEDLKDVYIFGHSMGGYAALCCALQHPERIDSIMTLGTKFDWTEEQALKESKMLDPETILLKIPKYAEQLENQHGTKWKELLPAIAKMMVSLGKNPPLNESSLWAINIPVQIMTGDKDNMVSIEESISAYRSIPNAKLAILPDTKHPMEKVRPNLLFDLMKDFWNLS is encoded by the coding sequence ATGAAAAATCTGCTTTTGCTGCACGGCGCATTGGGACACAGTGACATTTTTAAGCCTTATGAAAAGGAGCTGTCAAAATATTTTACTATCCATACGCTTTTATTCTCAGGACACGGAAATACGGAGATTCCTGAAAACGGCATCAGTATTGAAAAATATGCTGAAGAGTTAAAAAATTATCTAGATGAAGAAGATTTAAAGGACGTTTATATTTTCGGCCACAGCATGGGAGGTTACGCAGCACTTTGTTGTGCTTTACAGCATCCGGAAAGAATTGATTCCATTATGACCTTAGGCACAAAATTCGACTGGACTGAGGAGCAGGCTTTAAAGGAAAGTAAAATGCTTGACCCGGAAACTATTCTTCTGAAAATCCCCAAATATGCTGAACAGCTGGAAAATCAGCATGGTACAAAATGGAAAGAGCTACTTCCTGCCATTGCAAAAATGATGGTTTCGCTGGGGAAAAATCCGCCACTGAACGAAAGCAGTCTTTGGGCTATAAATATTCCTGTACAAATTATGACGGGAGATAAAGACAATATGGTCAGTATAGAAGAAAGTATAAGTGCTTACCGCAGTATCCCCAATGCAAAATTGGCCATACTTCCGGATACCAAGCATCCTATGGAAAAAGTACGGCCCAATTTATTATTTGATCTGATGAAAGATTTCTGGAATCTCTCTTAA
- a CDS encoding OmpH family outer membrane protein has translation MNLIKVFFMAAGLTLTANAAHAQQKIGHVNSDDIFASMSEVKTVTATIDNLTKTKQTEIEKLIGEYQTKLKAAQDKEKTLSEANKEAVTKELIAAQTELQTLGKKIEDARGQAAKEISAKQTELFTPLQQKVQNTISAVAKERSLSYVFDTSLGQGANNLVYTDGSEDITSAVKTKLGAAATTAKPAGKSK, from the coding sequence ATGAATTTAATTAAAGTATTTTTTATGGCAGCAGGGTTGACGCTAACTGCTAATGCTGCTCATGCTCAACAAAAAATCGGTCATGTGAACTCTGATGATATTTTTGCAAGTATGTCTGAAGTGAAAACGGTAACTGCAACGATTGATAACCTGACTAAAACCAAGCAAACTGAAATTGAAAAATTGATTGGAGAATATCAGACTAAACTAAAAGCAGCACAGGATAAAGAAAAAACCTTAAGTGAGGCTAATAAAGAAGCTGTGACTAAAGAACTGATCGCTGCACAAACAGAATTACAGACATTGGGCAAAAAGATAGAAGATGCAAGAGGGCAGGCAGCTAAGGAGATTTCTGCTAAGCAGACTGAGCTTTTTACTCCATTACAGCAAAAAGTACAAAACACGATCTCTGCGGTAGCTAAGGAAAGAAGTTTAAGCTATGTGTTTGATACTTCGTTAGGGCAAGGAGCTAATAATCTTGTATACACAGATGGAAGCGAGGATATCACATCTGCTGTAAAAACTAAATTAGGTGCTGCAGCAACAACTGCTAAACCGGCTGGAAAGTCTAAATAA
- a CDS encoding helix-turn-helix domain-containing protein: protein MNSESDFIKTVFGLKLKQLRQKKNWSLQDLAVKTGLSKSYLNEIENGKKYPKHDKIIQLSESLSCTFDELVSTKLDKSLAPFNEILQSDFFKEVPLDLFGISKNNLISIISDAPKKVTAFINALIEISQNYNLGKERFYFAVLRSFQELYDNHFPEIEEKTVEFIKENGLDISKDLRASVLEKILIEKFHYTIRSEDFEQFGTLDNLRSLFIPEQKLLLLNQKLEKDQRTFILAKEIGFNVLELKIRPNTYSWLDFGSFEEILNNFYASYFAGALLISKKQALEKTSEFLLQHTWEPKSFEELIESFTDSPETFYYRLTNLLSSELGIKDLFYLCLVKKKSSDKIQILKELHLNHQQAPHANAMNEHYCRRWIAVKNLHHLKENETLTDAQISHYKDQGVSYLVISTSQKNPFSDGSNRSYCLGILLNTQTIKKIGFIKSPTLKTVNVGVTCESCSIPDCEVRQAPPVRLEKEHFNLSMKNAIEKIRKQMTIDS, encoded by the coding sequence ATGAATTCAGAAAGCGATTTTATCAAAACGGTTTTCGGGCTTAAGCTCAAGCAGCTGAGACAAAAGAAAAACTGGTCTCTACAGGATCTTGCAGTAAAGACCGGTCTGTCAAAGTCTTATTTAAATGAAATTGAAAACGGAAAAAAATATCCGAAGCATGATAAAATCATTCAGCTTTCAGAATCGCTGAGCTGTACTTTTGATGAATTGGTTTCCACGAAACTTGATAAAAGTTTAGCTCCCTTCAACGAAATTCTTCAGTCGGATTTCTTTAAAGAAGTCCCGTTGGATCTCTTTGGCATCAGCAAAAACAACCTTATCAGCATTATCAGTGATGCTCCTAAAAAAGTAACCGCTTTCATCAATGCCCTGATTGAGATTTCACAGAATTATAATTTAGGAAAAGAACGTTTTTATTTTGCCGTATTGCGATCTTTTCAAGAACTGTACGATAATCATTTTCCAGAAATAGAGGAAAAAACAGTAGAATTTATTAAAGAAAACGGTCTGGATATCAGCAAAGATCTGAGGGCTTCTGTTTTAGAAAAAATTCTTATTGAAAAGTTTCATTACACCATCAGATCTGAGGATTTTGAACAGTTTGGAACATTGGACAACCTACGTTCCCTCTTTATTCCCGAACAGAAACTCTTACTTTTAAATCAAAAACTTGAAAAAGACCAAAGAACATTTATTCTGGCCAAAGAAATAGGATTCAATGTTTTGGAATTAAAAATCCGTCCGAATACTTATTCATGGCTGGATTTTGGAAGTTTTGAGGAAATTCTGAACAATTTTTACGCTTCTTATTTCGCCGGAGCTTTATTGATTTCAAAGAAACAAGCTCTTGAAAAAACATCGGAATTTCTTCTCCAGCATACATGGGAACCAAAGAGTTTTGAGGAGCTGATCGAAAGTTTTACAGATTCCCCTGAAACTTTTTATTACCGACTCACCAACCTGCTTTCTTCTGAACTGGGGATCAAAGATTTATTTTACCTGTGCCTGGTCAAGAAAAAGAGTTCAGACAAAATCCAGATCTTAAAAGAGCTTCATCTGAACCACCAGCAAGCCCCGCATGCCAATGCTATGAATGAGCACTACTGCAGAAGATGGATTGCAGTAAAAAACCTCCATCATCTGAAGGAGAATGAAACGCTTACAGATGCTCAGATCTCTCATTACAAGGATCAGGGAGTAAGCTATCTTGTGATTTCAACTTCACAGAAAAATCCGTTTTCTGACGGAAGCAACAGAAGCTACTGCCTTGGAATATTACTGAACACTCAGACCATTAAAAAGATTGGTTTTATAAAATCTCCAACTTTAAAAACAGTCAATGTAGGAGTTACGTGCGAATCGTGCAGTATTCCGGATTGTGAAGTGAGGCAGGCCCCGCCGGTACGGCTGGAAAAGGAACATTTTAACCTGAGTATGAAGAACGCGATTGAGAAGATCAGAAAACAAATGACGATTGATAGTTGA
- a CDS encoding acyl-CoA thioesterase: MSLVYEKQIKVTEENIDQNKHVNNVQYVSWVEEIAAEHWDLVRHKTDCPDDIWMLLDHHIQYKKQVYLGDTITVKTYPKAPEGIRQPRKVEFYCNDQLVVDSLTLWVLIDKQTKKVKRLNESWLEAINK; the protein is encoded by the coding sequence ATGAGCCTAGTATATGAAAAACAGATCAAAGTAACTGAAGAAAATATAGATCAGAATAAACACGTTAATAATGTACAGTATGTAAGCTGGGTAGAAGAAATTGCTGCTGAACACTGGGATCTGGTAAGACATAAAACGGATTGTCCCGATGATATCTGGATGCTGCTCGATCACCATATTCAATACAAAAAACAGGTATATTTAGGGGATACCATTACTGTTAAAACATATCCTAAAGCTCCGGAAGGAATCAGGCAACCCAGAAAAGTTGAGTTTTATTGCAATGATCAGTTGGTTGTAGATTCACTTACCCTGTGGGTTTTAATCGATAAGCAGACGAAAAAAGTGAAGCGATTGAACGAGAGTTGGCTGGAAGCGATCAATAAATAG
- a CDS encoding UDP-2,3-diacylglucosamine diphosphatase, whose translation MLKTIINLEPGKKVYFASDQHFGAPNPKESKVREEKFIRWMDEIKEDAQVLFLMGDLFDFWHEWKHVIPKGYVRVLGKIAELKDRGIHIYFFVGNHDLWMKDYLEEEIGCTVFYKKQYFEMGGKQFLLAHGDGLGPGDKGYKRMKKLFTNPVAQWFFKWLHPDIAMKLALYLSQKNKMISGEEDKAFLGEEKEFLIIYSKEKLKTQEIDYFIYGHRHLPMVLDMEQKAKYINLGDWISYFTYGVFEKDFELKTFKDGTKKNYP comes from the coding sequence GTGTTAAAAACAATTATTAATTTAGAACCTGGAAAAAAGGTGTATTTTGCTTCAGATCAGCATTTTGGCGCTCCCAATCCTAAGGAGAGCAAAGTGCGTGAAGAAAAGTTTATCCGCTGGATGGACGAGATCAAGGAAGATGCTCAGGTTTTGTTTTTAATGGGGGATCTTTTTGATTTCTGGCATGAATGGAAACATGTTATCCCAAAAGGATATGTACGTGTTCTCGGAAAAATAGCCGAACTGAAAGACAGGGGAATCCATATCTATTTCTTTGTAGGAAACCATGATCTTTGGATGAAAGACTATCTGGAAGAAGAAATAGGATGTACTGTTTTTTATAAGAAACAGTATTTTGAAATGGGTGGAAAACAGTTTTTGCTGGCCCATGGAGATGGCCTCGGACCTGGTGATAAAGGCTATAAAAGAATGAAAAAACTGTTCACAAATCCTGTGGCACAATGGTTTTTCAAATGGTTGCATCCGGATATTGCCATGAAGCTCGCATTGTATCTTTCCCAGAAAAATAAAATGATCTCCGGAGAAGAGGACAAAGCATTTTTAGGAGAAGAGAAAGAGTTCCTGATCATTTATTCAAAAGAAAAACTGAAGACGCAGGAAATTGATTATTTTATTTACGGTCACCGCCATCTTCCGATGGTGCTGGATATGGAGCAGAAAGCGAAATATATCAATCTGGGAGACTGGATCTCCTATTTTACCTATGGCGTTTTTGAGAAGGATTTTGAACTGAAAACTTTTAAAGACGGCACAAAAAAAAATTACCCCTGA
- a CDS encoding acyl transferase: MKNIFSIQTEQDFLDASLAAFHYQYENVEIYRKFVDFLKINPDEVRSLTKIPFLPIEMFKNHQILNKEATADLFFQSSGTTQMNLSKHFIADPDLYEESIYKSFEQFIGKPEDFIFLGLLPSYLEKQNSSLIYMVDYLMKKSAKPENGYFLYNHSELFELLNSLKDKKVILFGVSFALLDFLDTVESLNFSMAESQNLTVIETGGMKGRKEEMTKDELLKILQTGFKTDKIYSEYSMTELLSQAYSLGNNEYKCPNWMKILVRNAEDPFSYEEEGRTGAVNIIDLANIHSCCFIATQDLGKTLAEDKFQVLGRIDHSDIRGCSLLVS; encoded by the coding sequence TTGAAAAATATATTCAGCATACAGACAGAACAGGATTTCCTGGATGCATCGTTGGCAGCTTTTCATTATCAGTATGAAAATGTTGAGATATATAGAAAGTTCGTGGATTTTCTGAAAATAAATCCTGATGAGGTTCGCAGTCTGACCAAAATTCCTTTCCTGCCGATAGAAATGTTTAAAAATCATCAGATTCTGAATAAAGAGGCAACGGCAGATCTGTTTTTTCAGAGCTCAGGAACTACACAAATGAATCTTTCAAAACACTTTATTGCAGATCCTGATCTCTATGAAGAGAGCATTTATAAGAGTTTTGAACAGTTTATAGGAAAGCCGGAAGATTTTATTTTCCTGGGACTGCTTCCAAGCTATCTGGAGAAACAGAATTCTTCTCTGATCTATATGGTAGATTATCTGATGAAGAAATCTGCAAAACCCGAAAACGGATATTTTCTTTACAATCATTCCGAATTATTTGAGCTTTTAAATAGTTTGAAAGACAAGAAAGTCATTCTTTTCGGAGTCTCTTTTGCTCTGCTTGACTTTCTGGATACCGTTGAATCTCTTAACTTCTCCATGGCTGAATCACAGAATCTGACAGTTATAGAAACCGGAGGGATGAAGGGCAGAAAAGAAGAAATGACCAAAGATGAACTGTTGAAAATTCTGCAAACAGGATTCAAAACAGATAAAATCTATTCAGAATATTCAATGACGGAATTGCTCTCACAGGCGTATTCTCTTGGAAATAATGAATATAAATGTCCAAACTGGATGAAAATATTAGTACGGAATGCAGAAGATCCTTTTTCCTATGAAGAAGAGGGGAGAACCGGAGCTGTAAATATTATTGATCTCGCCAATATCCATTCATGTTGTTTCATTGCCACACAGGATCTGGGTAAAACGCTTGCAGAAGATAAATTCCAGGTATTGGGTAGAATAGACCACTCTGATATCCGTGGATGCAGTTTATTGGTCTCTTAA
- a CDS encoding ComF family protein has translation MILDLFFPNRCIHCSRIIDADLLVCDLCFEQIHFTHFDYLSENIIKERCRLLFPVEKTYALMKFEQDGLSRKLIHELKYKSRETAGKTLAQWTAERLDFKDEKPDVLVSVPLHPKKLKERGYNQLHLFTETLSELYHIPFEHELVQRNHYSKAQALKDKKHRLDTVNPFSLSKPVSGKHILLVDDVFTTGNTVSSIAWEILNAGDNKVSVLVMAVDV, from the coding sequence ATGATACTAGATTTATTTTTCCCCAACCGCTGTATTCATTGCAGCCGGATTATCGATGCAGATCTTTTAGTCTGCGATTTATGTTTTGAACAAATCCATTTTACCCACTTTGATTATTTGAGTGAAAATATCATCAAAGAAAGGTGCAGACTCCTCTTTCCGGTTGAGAAGACGTATGCTCTGATGAAATTTGAACAAGATGGGTTAAGCCGGAAACTCATCCATGAACTGAAATACAAAAGCCGGGAAACCGCCGGAAAAACTCTTGCCCAATGGACCGCAGAACGTCTGGATTTCAAAGATGAAAAACCTGACGTATTGGTATCTGTTCCGCTTCATCCGAAAAAATTAAAAGAAAGAGGTTACAATCAGCTGCATTTATTCACAGAGACTCTCTCAGAGTTATACCACATTCCGTTTGAACATGAATTAGTTCAAAGAAATCATTATTCAAAAGCACAGGCTCTAAAAGATAAGAAACACCGGCTGGATACAGTGAATCCTTTTTCTCTTTCAAAACCAGTCTCCGGAAAGCATATTCTTTTGGTTGATGATGTTTTCACGACAGGAAATACGGTATCATCTATTGCATGGGAAATTTTGAATGCCGGAGATAATAAAGTGAGTGTTTTGGTGATGGCGGTGGATGTGTAG
- a CDS encoding T9SS type A sorting domain-containing protein, with amino-acid sequence MKKKLLFCLSLLAATLVSAQNDNCSGATSLTVSTTFTSGAITSTNTGAITDGSLPSCNGDAVENVWFSVVVPASGNLKIETREVTGSSFDDSVLTVYSGSCGSLTEIDCNDDGGDGYFSLLSLTGQTPGATLYVSVWKYNSNTSNGEFQISAYNPLPPANDNCSGATLLTVGTNFASGTVTSNNNGATTDSALPSCNSDATENVWFSVVVPQSGNITIETREDSSSSFGDSSLSIYSGTCGSLTEIGCNDDGGDGLFSLIALTGQTPGATLYISAWKYDSGEASGDFLISAYDSTSLSTHEVADNRKKISAAPNPFTDLLTISDISEVKSINVTDVSGKLVKVIEKPSASLYLGDLKEGVYFISLKMNNGSIKTLKTIKK; translated from the coding sequence ATGAAAAAAAAACTATTATTTTGTCTGTCATTGCTGGCTGCCACATTGGTAAGCGCTCAAAATGACAATTGCTCAGGAGCAACATCACTCACTGTAAGTACGACTTTTACATCAGGAGCTATTACTTCCACTAACACAGGAGCCATTACGGATGGCTCACTTCCGTCCTGTAATGGCGACGCAGTCGAAAATGTATGGTTTAGCGTAGTTGTTCCGGCAAGTGGAAACCTTAAGATAGAAACCCGCGAGGTTACAGGGTCTTCTTTCGATGATTCGGTACTTACCGTTTACAGCGGAAGCTGTGGTTCCTTAACAGAGATTGATTGTAATGATGATGGAGGTGATGGTTATTTTTCGCTTCTTTCATTAACCGGACAGACTCCCGGTGCAACTCTTTATGTAAGTGTATGGAAATATAATTCTAATACAAGTAACGGGGAATTCCAGATTTCTGCATATAATCCTTTACCCCCTGCTAATGATAATTGTTCAGGAGCTACCCTACTAACGGTAGGGACAAATTTTGCTTCAGGAACAGTGACTTCCAACAATAACGGAGCCACTACAGACAGCGCTCTTCCTTCCTGTAATTCGGATGCCACTGAAAATGTATGGTTTAGTGTTGTGGTTCCACAGAGCGGTAATATCACCATAGAAACCAGAGAAGATTCAAGTTCTTCATTTGGAGACTCCTCGCTTTCCATATATAGTGGAACCTGTGGCTCTTTAACTGAAATTGGGTGTAATGATGACGGCGGTGACGGTCTTTTCTCACTGATTGCATTAACGGGACAAACTCCGGGAGCTACATTATACATCAGTGCATGGAAATATGATTCTGGTGAAGCGAGTGGAGACTTCCTGATTTCAGCATACGACAGTACTTCACTGTCTACCCATGAAGTGGCTGACAACAGAAAAAAGATCAGCGCGGCTCCAAATCCTTTCACGGATCTTCTTACCATTTCAGATATATCCGAAGTAAAATCAATCAATGTAACTGATGTTTCAGGTAAACTGGTTAAAGTCATTGAAAAACCATCTGCATCACTCTATCTTGGTGATCTAAAAGAGGGTGTCTATTTTATTTCCTTAAAAATGAATAATGGAAGTATAAAAACCCTGAAAACGATAAAAAAATAA
- the aceB gene encoding malate synthase A, which produces METKTQLKIKAQKQFEEIFTPELTDFLVALHQNFNQKRLTLLEERKKTQQFFDKGDLPGFLPETEEVRNGNWTCAPLPADLLDRRVEITGPVDRKMIINALNSGALTFMADFEDSSSPTWENCIQGQINLADAIRNTIDFTAENGKTYTLNEKTAVLQVRPRGLHLPEKHIEINGEEASGSLTDFGIYFFLNAEQLLKNGTGPYFYLPKLEHYQEARWWNEVFVFVQNYLEIPTGTIKATVLIETITASFQIDEILFELKEHSAGLNCGRWDYIFSFIKKFRNLPEFMVPDRDQVTMASPFMEAYSKRVIEICHKRNVHAIGGMAAQIPVKDNYEANSIAFEKVRNDKKREVKNGHDGTWVAHPALISVAKDIFDQYMPTQNQIDKKFEYHINETDLLEIPKGEITEKGVRKNINVGILYLESWLMGVGAAAIYNLMEDAATAEISRTQLWQWLKNEAKLDDGRTLNREMILQWEAEEIDRIEKYVGEERFRKGKFNLAKELFNELVFSVKFEEFLTLKAYPFID; this is translated from the coding sequence ATGGAAACCAAAACCCAATTAAAAATAAAAGCTCAGAAGCAGTTTGAAGAGATTTTCACTCCGGAATTGACCGATTTTCTGGTTGCACTTCATCAGAATTTCAATCAGAAAAGACTCACACTTCTGGAAGAAAGAAAAAAAACACAGCAATTTTTTGATAAAGGAGATCTTCCCGGGTTCTTGCCAGAAACGGAAGAGGTGAGAAACGGAAACTGGACCTGTGCGCCACTTCCTGCTGATCTGTTAGACAGAAGGGTAGAGATTACCGGACCGGTAGACCGGAAAATGATCATTAATGCATTGAATTCAGGAGCTCTGACTTTTATGGCTGATTTTGAAGACAGCAGTTCGCCTACCTGGGAAAACTGTATTCAGGGACAGATAAATCTGGCAGATGCCATAAGAAATACAATAGATTTCACTGCCGAAAATGGAAAAACATATACACTTAATGAAAAAACAGCTGTTCTTCAGGTGCGCCCACGAGGGCTTCACCTTCCGGAAAAACATATCGAAATTAATGGGGAAGAAGCATCAGGATCACTGACTGATTTTGGAATTTACTTTTTCCTGAATGCAGAACAGTTGCTGAAAAACGGAACCGGTCCCTATTTTTATCTTCCGAAATTAGAACATTATCAAGAAGCCCGCTGGTGGAATGAGGTCTTTGTTTTTGTCCAAAATTATCTGGAAATTCCTACAGGAACCATCAAAGCAACTGTTTTGATCGAAACCATTACCGCTTCATTTCAGATTGATGAAATTTTATTTGAATTAAAAGAGCACAGTGCCGGCCTGAACTGCGGAAGATGGGATTATATTTTTTCATTTATCAAAAAGTTTAGAAACCTTCCCGAATTTATGGTTCCGGACAGAGATCAGGTGACGATGGCATCTCCTTTTATGGAAGCCTATTCAAAAAGAGTGATTGAGATCTGTCACAAAAGGAACGTTCATGCAATTGGGGGAATGGCAGCTCAGATCCCTGTGAAAGATAATTATGAAGCCAACAGTATCGCTTTTGAAAAAGTACGTAATGATAAGAAGCGGGAGGTGAAAAACGGCCATGATGGAACCTGGGTGGCACATCCGGCATTAATTTCTGTCGCGAAAGATATTTTTGATCAGTATATGCCGACACAAAATCAGATCGATAAAAAATTTGAATACCATATCAATGAAACAGATCTGCTGGAGATTCCAAAAGGTGAAATCACCGAAAAAGGCGTACGGAAGAATATCAATGTCGGTATTCTGTACCTGGAAAGTTGGTTAATGGGAGTTGGTGCAGCAGCTATTTATAATCTGATGGAAGATGCTGCAACAGCAGAGATTTCAAGAACACAGCTCTGGCAATGGCTGAAAAATGAAGCCAAACTTGATGATGGCCGGACATTGAACCGTGAAATGATTCTCCAGTGGGAGGCTGAAGAAATAGACCGTATCGAAAAATATGTAGGCGAAGAACGTTTCAGAAAAGGAAAATTCAATCTCGCGAAAGAACTTTTTAATGAGCTGGTATTCTCAGTGAAGTTCGAAGAATTTCTGACTTTGAAAGCGTATCCGTTTATTGATTAG
- the aceA gene encoding isocitrate lyase yields MKTRQEQIHAIEQEWLNNPRWTGVKRTYTAEEVLKLRGSYKIDYTIATEMSNKFWEKLNNQDYVAGLGALTGNQAVQEVDAGLEAIYLSGWQVAADANLSGEMYPDQSLYPANSVPSVVKKINNALLRADQIQSVSGNGDKEYLVPIIADAEAGFGGNLNAFELMKQMIEAGAAAVHFEDQLSSAKKCGHLGGKVLVPTQEAINKLVAARLASDVLGVPSIIIARTDADAADLLTSDIDERDRRFVTGERTSEGFYVVNNGVEQGIDRGLSYAPYADLIWMETSNPDLEQARKFAEGIHAQFPGKMLAYNCSPSFNWAARLSVEEMANFREELAKMGYKFQFITLAGFHALNTAMFELALAYKERGMAGYSELQEREFALQQKGFRAVKHQSFVGTGYFDEVQNVVTNGSSATVAMKDSTETAQFH; encoded by the coding sequence ATGAAAACAAGACAAGAACAGATCCATGCTATAGAACAGGAGTGGCTGAACAATCCACGCTGGACCGGAGTAAAAAGAACGTATACAGCTGAAGAAGTATTAAAGCTTCGCGGCTCTTATAAAATTGATTATACCATTGCGACAGAAATGTCCAATAAATTCTGGGAGAAATTAAATAACCAGGATTATGTAGCCGGACTGGGTGCTTTGACAGGAAATCAGGCGGTTCAGGAAGTAGACGCAGGGTTGGAAGCGATCTATCTTTCAGGATGGCAGGTTGCTGCAGATGCTAATCTATCAGGAGAAATGTACCCTGACCAGTCACTGTATCCTGCGAATTCAGTGCCTTCTGTGGTGAAAAAAATCAATAATGCTTTATTAAGAGCAGATCAGATCCAGTCGGTGAGTGGAAACGGAGATAAAGAATACCTGGTTCCGATTATTGCAGATGCTGAAGCCGGATTCGGTGGAAACCTGAATGCTTTTGAACTGATGAAACAGATGATCGAAGCAGGAGCAGCAGCCGTACATTTTGAAGACCAGCTTTCTTCGGCAAAAAAATGCGGGCATCTGGGCGGAAAAGTTTTGGTTCCTACTCAGGAAGCTATTAATAAACTGGTTGCAGCCCGTCTGGCTTCAGATGTATTGGGGGTACCGAGTATCATTATTGCAAGAACAGATGCAGATGCAGCGGATCTTTTGACTTCGGATATTGATGAGAGAGACAGAAGATTTGTGACCGGAGAAAGAACTTCCGAAGGTTTTTATGTGGTGAACAACGGAGTAGAGCAGGGAATAGACAGAGGCTTATCCTACGCTCCCTACGCAGATCTGATTTGGATGGAAACGTCCAATCCTGATCTGGAACAGGCGAGAAAATTTGCAGAAGGAATTCATGCTCAGTTTCCCGGGAAGATGTTGGCTTATAACTGTTCGCCATCATTCAACTGGGCGGCAAGACTGAGTGTGGAGGAAATGGCTAATTTCCGTGAAGAACTTGCAAAAATGGGCTATAAATTTCAGTTTATCACACTGGCAGGTTTCCATGCGCTGAATACCGCAATGTTTGAATTGGCTTTAGCGTACAAAGAAAGAGGAATGGCAGGATATTCTGAACTTCAGGAACGCGAATTTGCCTTGCAGCAAAAAGGATTCAGAGCGGTGAAACACCAGTCTTTTGTAGGAACAGGGTATTTTGACGAGGTGCAGAATGTGGTTACCAACGGGTCTTCCGCAACAGTCGCTATGAAAGATTCTACGGAAACAGCACAGTTTCATTAA